The following is a genomic window from Solanum stenotomum isolate F172 chromosome 4, ASM1918654v1, whole genome shotgun sequence.
atacatattaatagtatAATTTCTTCTTTTACACCATAGTGTCAATTAATTGGTGGTGGTGATGACCAACGATATGATGTTGAGTGTATCGTTTGTGATGGCATTGACTGATGATGGTGGTTCTTGGTAGTATTTTATTGTATAGTGGTTGGAAGTAGTGACTAATTGTGGTTGTTGGTGGTGACAATTGATAATTAGTAGTGGAATGATACTGATATCTAATGGCGGTGGAGAATGATGATACCAGTTAACGATATATAATATTGACTAATGGTGGTAATTATCGATAGTAAATAGTGAATGTAATAATGGTTGGTGACGATGATTGCAAATAATGTTTAATGGTGATGGCGATTGATTTTGGTGATTGCTGATAGTGGTGGTTGTGGATGGTAGGTGGTGGTAGTTATGGTTGAAATGGTGATGGGGGGAAGCATAATATGTAATAGTGGTGAATTGTCATCTttatataaattctcaaaatagaCATTTTAATGATATTAGGCCTTGATTATAGATCTTAATCATTCTGATCCATTaagtaattataaattttaaaaaataaacacacTTAATGATTAagatctgaatgattaagattaaAACAAATAGACTTAATTATTGAGATCTGAATGATTACGATTAAGACATTCATTCAGAGTGAAAACAAAGGAAGGTCCTTCACTCATCATCTATAAATTTGCCTTATCTCTCAACTTGATGAAGTACACTAGTGTATTGTTCAATTTTGCATAATGTCTAGTTTGAATATCCCAATATACCTTGTGCTTTTCTTGATTAGCCAAAGTATTTCCACAATATTAGCTCTTGATGAGCATTATTGCTGCCCAAACACAACTACTTATAACAATATAACAAACACCTCTTACAATTCCAACCTCAATTTGCTCCTTTCAAATCTTTCTTCTGCCTCTAGAGAACATCTTTTTTACAATTTCTCCATCGATGGCACCGATAATTTCGAAACAATTTACGGTCTCTTCATGTGTCGAGGTGATATGTTAAATGTAAATTGTCAAGATTTTGTAACAAGAGCTGGTAAAGACATAATCTCGTTATGCCCCGGTAGCAAAACGGTTGTATTATGGCGGGATGATTGCATGTTACGTTACTCGAATCAATCAATATTCCCCGATCCAAACTATGGATCCATAATTAACAATCCATCGACACCTTTTGTCTTATATAACACTATTACAATTACCAATAATGAACAAAGAAGGTTCAAACAGATTTTAGGGAAAATCATGAATGACGTAACGACTCGGGTTGCTAGTGATGATCGATCGATAGACAGGAAAATTGCAATTAGGGAAGCTAAGTTCAGTGTTGACACAACAATTTATGCCTTAGCTCAATGCATTCCTCATATGTCTTCTAAAGATTGCCTAAATTGCCTTGAAAATGCCATCAAAGTTTTAAACAAGTGTTGTGATGTATATAGAGGTGCTAGAGTTCAATTTCCTAGTTGTTTTATGAGGCATGAAGTGTACCGCTTCTACAATAACAAGGCACCTGCTTTGTCACATAATCAAGGTACATTTTACTACTCTCCCTCTTTctcccattttatatgagttagtttgacttgatacggagtttaagaaagaaaaatagacttttgaaacttgcgATCTAAAATAAGTGATAGATGTTTATctggctataaatcatttcatttgGTGTGAGAGATTAATAataatagtgatgggataaaacaaaatttatctTGTTTGATtgccatgtttgggataacttatcccaccatttatatcatagtgatggaacaagttatcccatatacatggtgggataagttatcccaagatAGCTAACCCcaggataacttgttcccaaccaaacgaaggtaaaatagacattttaaagttaaatattatttaatatgaaaatgtctctttattcatttcttttaggactgactaaaaaggaaagtgagtcatataaacTGAGACAGATTTGTCGTAGATTTGTGTCACCATTAGTTTACGATAAGTTTTTACCTTTAATTTCCCCCCACAAATATGTAAGCATGctatcttttcttttaattggATAAATGACAAAATGAAAAGTATTCAAAAAGATTTTGAGAGTGTTCTTATCTTAActcttaaattaaatataattattatatttggtATAAGTCGACAATCGACATTGTGCTATTATGGATTTGTGTCCCATTCATATTGAcccaaaaaaaagtatttaccTAAAAAACGTATACGTAAcattctattaattaatataataatattcttcatctctattccaaccatATGTCTcttttatatcaatataataaTGAATGAATTCAGATGAATCCGTATTTATTATCCGATCCCTGATAACAATAAGATGGTTGGAAATATCAcatcaaaaattaaatagaaagcATTAATAGAATGAATTCAAATTCCTAAATGGCATAGTCACAGTTGAACATCCTTcgacaaaaaattatatgaaataactagaaaattatttttcatatgtatgTACTAAATCTTAAACATCATTAACGAATTTTCTAACTTCGCCAGGGCACGACGGAATCCCAAAAAAAGAACTACTAATTATTTGTGTAGTGGTTGccattgtaatttttttgtttctactATCAATTGGAGTCTTTCATTTGCTACAAAGGAGAAgaaggatgaaaagaaataataaaactCTTAAGGAGATGAATGGTAATTAACTAAATCCCAATTATTTAATACAATCCAAGtccatttatttcttaattaactaaatttttttaattaattatttatatgtgTTGCAGTTGATCTTAGTGGAATTTTAACAGCTGAATCATTGCAATATGACTTTAGTACAATTGAATTTGCCACTAACTACTTTTCTAAGGAAAACAAAATTGGTGTAGGTGGATTTGGTGATGTGTATAAGGTAACATGTTCATATTAgaccatataatatttttttagatataaattatatatactgataatgtaaattttttttacacgATCATCAGGGGGAACTTGATAATGGACAAGAGATAGCTGTAAAGAGGCTATCAAGAAGGTCAAGTCAAGGAGTTGAAGAATTTAAGAATGAAGTTGTACTTGTTGCTAAGCTTCAACATAGAAATTTAGTGAGACTCTTAGGTTTTTGCTtggaaggagaagaaaaaatactcATCTACGAGTTCGTGTCCAACAAAAGCCTGGACTATTTCTTATTTGGTATGGTTGTTTATACGTCTCACTTTTCTTTTTGTACTCatgttatatataatatttctcTAATTTCGATGTCTCACATGATATGATTAAGATACAAAGAAACAAGCAACGTTGGATTGGTCAATACGTGACAAGATTATTAGAGGAATAGTACGAGGATTAATTTATCTTCATGAAGATTCTCGTCCTCGAATCATACATCGTGATCTCAAAGCAAGCAATATTTTGTTAGACAAAGATATGAACcctaaaatttcagattttggcATGGCTAGAATATTTGGAGTTGACCAAATTGAAGGAAGCACTAACATAATTGTTGGAACATAGTAAGTGttggtatttttaaaaaagaaaccTTCTTTTTGTGAATCGGTTCGTTATGGTATAGCAaaatgttaattattgtgatttattgtTCTTTGTTAGCGGCTACATGTCCCCGGAGTATGCAATGCATGGTCAATTCTCAGTGAAATCAGATGTATTTAGTTTTGGTGTGCTTCTTTTGGAGATAATAAgtggaaaaagaagaaataataaagaagaTAAATTTNNNNNNNNNNNNNNNNNNNNNNNNNNNNNNNNNNNNNNNNNNNNNNNNNNNNNNNNNNNNNNNNNNNNNNNNNNNNNNNNNNNNNNNNNNNNNNNNNNNNNNNNNNNNNNNNNNNNNNNNNNNNNNNNNNNNNNNNNNNNNNNNNNNNNNNNNNNNNNNNNNNNNNNNNNNNNNNNNNNNNNNNNNNNNNNNNNNNNNNNNNNNNNNNNNNNNNNNNNNNNNNNNNNNNNNNNNNNNNNNNNNNNNNNNNNNNNNNNNNNNNNNNNNNNNNNNNNNNNNNNNNNNNNNNNNNNNNNNNNNNNNNNNNNNNNNNNNNNNNNNNNNNNNNNNNNNNNNNNNNNNNNNNNNNNNNNNNNNNNNNNNNNNNNNNNNNNNNNNNNNNNNNNNNNNNNNNNNNNNNNNNNNNNNNNNNNNNNNNNNNNNNNNNNNNNNNNNNNNNNNNNNNNNNNNNNNNNNNNNNNNNNNNNNNNNNNNNNNNNNNNNNNNNNNNNNNNNNNNNNNNNNNNNNNNNNNNNNNNNNNNNNNNNNNNNNNNNNNNNNNNNNNNNNNNNNNNNNNNNNNNNNNNNNNNNNNNNNNNNNNNNNNNNNNNNNNNNNNNNNNNNNNNNNNNNNNNNNNNNNNNNNNNNNNNNNNNNNNNNNNNNNNNNNNNNNNNNNNNNNNNNNNNNNNNNNNNNNNNNNNNNNNNNNNNNNNNNNNNNNNNNNNNNNNNNNNNNNNNNNNNNNNNNNNNNNNNNNNNNNNNNNNNNNNNNNNNNNNNNNNNNNNNNNNNNNNNNNNNNNNNNNNNNNNNNNNNNNNNNNNNNNNNNNNNNNNNNNNNNNNNNNNNNNNNNNNNNNNNNNNNNNNNNNNNNNNNNNNNNNNNNNNNNNNNNNNNNNNNNNNNNNNNNNNNNNNNNNNNNNNNNNNNNNNNNNNNNNNNNNNNNNNNNNNNNNNNNNNNNNNNNNNNNNNNNNNNNNNNNNNNNNNNNNNNNNNNNNNNNNNNNNNNNNNNNNNNNNNNNNNNNNNNNNNNNNNNNNNNNNNNNNNNNNNNNNNNNNNNNNNNNNNNNNNNNNNNNNNNNNNNNNNNNNNNNNNNNNNNNNNNNNNNNNNNNNNNNNNNNNNNNNNNNNNNNNNNNNNNNNNNNNNNNNNNNNNNNNNNNNNNNNNNNNNNNNNNNNNNNNNNNNNNNNNNNNNNNNNNNNNNNNNNNNNNNNNNNNNNNNNNNNNNNNNNNNNNNNNNNNNNNNNNNNNNNNNNNNNNNNNNNNNNNNNNNNNNNNNNNNNNNNNNNNNNNNNNNNNNNNNNNNNNNNNNNNNNNNNNNNNNNNNNNNNNNNNNNNNNNNNNNNNNNNNNNNNNNNNNNNNNNNNNNNNNNNNNNNNNNNNNNNNNNNNNNNNNNNNNNNNNNNNNNNNNNNNNNNNNNNNNNNNNNNNNNNNNNNNNNNNNNNNNNNNNNNNNNNNNNNNNNNNNNNNNNNNNNNNNNNNNNNNNNNNNNNNNNNNNNNNNNNNNNNNNNNNNNNNNNNNNNNNNNNNNNNNNNNNNNNNNNNNNNNNNNNNNNNNNNNNNNNNNNNNNNNNNNNNNNNNNNNNNNNNNNNNNNNNNNNNNNNNNNNNNNNNNNNNNNNNNNNNNNNNNNNNNNNNNNNNNNNNNNNNNNNNNNNNNNNNNNNNNNNNNNNNNNNNNNNNNNNNNNNNNNNNNNNNNNNNNNNNNNNNNNNNNNNNNNNNNNNNNNNNNNNNNNNNNNNNNNNNNNNNNNNNNNNNNNNNNNNNNNNNNNNNNNNNNNNNNNNNNNNNNNNNNNNNNNNNNNNNNNNNNNNNNNNNNNNNNNNNNNNNNNNNNNNNNNNNNNNNNNNNNNNNNNNNNNNNNNNNNNNNNNNNNNNNNNNNNNNNNNNNNNNNNNNNNNNNNNNNNNNNNNNNNNNNNNNNNNNNNNNNNNNNNNNNNNNNNNNNNNNNNNNNNNNNNNNNNNNNNNNNNNNNNNNNNNNNNNNNNNNNNNNNNNNNNNNNNNNNNNNNNNNNNNNNNNNNNNNNNNNNNNNNNNNNNNNNNNNNNNNNNNNNNNNNNNNNNNNNNNNNNNNNNNNNNNNNNNNNNNNNNNNNNNNNNNNNNNNNNNNNNNNNNNNNNNNNNNNNNNNNNNNNNNNNNNNNNNNNNNNNNNNNNNNNNNNNNNNNNNNNNNNNNNNNNNNNNNNNNNNNNNNNNNNNNNNNNNNNNNNNNNNNNNNNNNNNNNNNNNNNNNNNNNNNNNNNNNNNNNNNNNNNNNNNNNNNNNNNNNNNNNNNNNNNNNNNNNNNNNNNNNNNNNNNNNNNNNNNNNNNNNNNNNNNNNNNNNNNNNNNNNNNNNNNNNNNNNNNNNNNNNNNNNNNNNNNNNNNNNNNNNNNNNNNNNNNNNNNNNNNNNNNNNNNNNNNNNNNNNNNNNNNNNNNNNNNNNNNNNNNNNNNNNNNNNNNNNNNNNNNNNNNNNNNNNNNNNNNNNNNNNNNNNNNNNNNNNNNNNNNNNNNNNNNNNNNNNNNNNNNNNNNNNNNNNNNNNNNNNNNNNNNNNNNNNNNNNNNNNNNNNNNNNNNNNNNNNNNNNNNNNNNNNNNNNNNNNNNNNNNNNNNNNNNNNNNNNNNNNNNNNNNNNNNNNNNNNNNNNNNNNNNNNNNNNNNNNNNNNNNNNNNNNNNNNNNNNNNNNNNNNNNNNNNNtaaaaaaaagtactacaaatcacaatagctaacaatttaaaatatttctaaaatcatataaaaatttcaataacttctcaaattccataatatgacataaattttaaaaaaagtgttataaatcataataaatagtacaatatttcaactactttaaaagtattataaattgtaataaataatacaacaatttaaattacttaaaatttaacgacttaaaaatatttttttaaatgtattaaaattttggttaattgtcaaaactttacatgtgctacataaattgggacatggagagtcacacatatttttttaaaaaaattacattaaaagtattctatcaattaacaacatatattgtttgaaattgacggaaaaaaaattatatattacaataattaacaaaataaatccctccactccaacaaatctatcaattaatgccacataaattgggacatggcaaataacatatattattaaaaaattaggttcaaaatgtactataaaatacaataattaacaacttaatatattaaagagacatataaaaaatggttaatatttgaaattctgcgtgtgtcacataaattagaacaaacaaagtaataaatattattttcaaaattatgttaaaaaaaagtactacaaatcacaatggctaaaaatttaaaatatttttaaaatcatataaaaatttcaataacttctcaaattccataatatgacataaattaaaataaaaaaataatatatattgggccccgtgctggcacggggtcctatatctagtataCCTCATACGTAAGGGTTGGGGGCCCAACATGTGCGTTAGgaatttttttaacttcttttctattttttatactGTAacgtatataatttaaattcttCGTTGACAAGCAATTcttaattaagtttaaaaatCAGTGATTGACAAAGCACCCTAGCTCTTCGAAACTTCCTTATTGCCTTGTGTCCATAACACCGGCCAATAATTTGCAGAGGTGGAGCCAGAATTCCAGGCTTGTgggttctaaattttaaaaaggataaCGATCTTAAAAATCACGAAACACAAATTATGTTAATTAGATGTTTGAAAACATCACCTTAAATATTGTTATTCTAAAAGCTTATTTCaataatatgaagatttgagtaatttaatttaaagttctaaaatattgttaatgaaaaatgaataattttttaaatataaattttgaacatttttattataatcTAGAATACTATTTTAAGTgagaaaaaattgttaaaactCACCATTAATATTTTCGCAcctaaaatgtatattttactAGTTTCGTTGTTACCTTGAACTATTACTACCTTCAAAAGTTAAAATTCCGAAAAAGCAAATAACAATTATTCACTATATTCAATTATCAATAAGTGGGATAACCCTAGAAAAGATTAAAAGTTGATTTTGAATAGATAATTCTACGGCGTAAAAGCaaagaaattagaaaaaaatgaaaaaggataGGCGAGAGTAGTAATACATATCGAAGGGCAGAGATCGGATGATAGCAATCAGATCAACAATAGAAGttagaaccctaacttttgaaaataaatttgggttaaagtttttgaatatctgaGTAGAAatcaatgaaaatatatttgggttaaatttttttgaatatctgAGTAGAAATCAATAGTTAGATATTGTTTTAGAGTATGACACaaacactattttttattttttttatcattaaccctttttctgttttttttatatatataattatcatttgccaattttctattttttattaaaaaaaatccaatgTTTTTATCTGAAATTAATTCCAGAAAGTTAATTAGCGCCGAGAGTGGGTTTCGAACCCACTTCGCGCGAATTGAATGACTTCACTGGGTGCATGGAGACCACTGGGTCGCGTCCGCCTCATTATGCTAGAGGGTTCGCAAGAAATTTATTTGTACGctttatttgatatttaatacGAATATAGGATCTACGGAAAAGCCAGTGGGTTCGCCCAAACCCCCTTCCGCTACAGTAGCTCTGCCCCTGATAATTTGCACCTAGGACTCCCCCTCTTTTTCTCGAACTAGTGTCACCATCAATTACTAATTAAATTTTGACCTCGTTTAAAAAACTTGTATAAATATTTTGGGTATTTAGAGAGTTGGGGGAACAGTACATGAAGTTTCACCATATTTTGCACATATTTTAGGTATTTAGGAGTCATTTTATAggaattaggtgatttttttcagcttttcgtgtgtgttagttgttttacttaaaatattatttagattggtttaagagtcgccacttaatttttaaaaaaaaatcaagaaaactattttttcaatagattaaaacagggaatcaattgaaaatataagGGGGGTTCGGgggttcttattagcatttcgagaagggtttgaaagcacccgaaatgcccgctaaTATGCGGTTATCCGGCAATTAATTAATTGGCTAAAATGttttaacttatcttgaattacaAAAGTGAACTACTTTATAGTTGAGAcctattttaatagaaaaataatgaaatgttTTGTAAgcttatttgtttatttatttatttatttttaagtcaaatagAAGATGAATAATttagttaagtaattaatttgaaatgggtgtcttttggggatttgaagttttgaaaccttaatattaattttttaacaaataagcACATAATATCAGTCACGTAAATAGGGAGAGAaaatttgggcccaagtctggttCTGTCTGCTTGGGCCAACACTTGGGCCTGATTTGCGTTTTGGGACCAAAGACCCAATAATTAgtacctgtcctaaactaatctttgaaattatttttttttcttttggccTTTGGCCCAATCCTTGTCTCCTTGTACCTGTCTTAGACTAACACAATAATGATCAGGATAAATGGACTTTTGGCCCAATAATTACAAAATGCAATTGCCGGAATTTTAGGAGGGCTCCCGGGACCCACAAATACATCAGCAACCTTGTACTTCGATTTTGACTCGAAAAGGATAAGATTGAGCCTCCTTGGCTCGAAATGATGTGCACAGGAAAGATTGAAAGAGTCCAATGGACTCACTCAAAGGTTCATgcaagaaaaaacaaaagagagagaGCAATTAGTAAGTGACTGAAGGAAAACTGATTTAAATGTAATTATCAATCGAATAAAGCAAACAGACACTTAGGCACAAATAGACAACTGTACATACATTTACATCAAGACTAAAGGAAACTctgttctaaaaaataataatgaaacaCACCAGTGGAACAGAACAATGCAAGACACTAAGAGGATCAGTTTCACACACTTTTTGTATTAATACTATTGTATTTTAACAAGCCAACCAGcagtgtattaaaaaaaatgtacgACTCATATACCATAATTTAactgtaaagaaataaagagatACAATTctcaactaattattttaaagtgccAAACATTTGTGTCATTAGCAATTAATGAAGAGATGGCATCCAAGGACAATAAGACATTACAGTAAGCTTTAGCATAATTCTTTACACtccaagaattgaaaaaaaaaaactatcctAAAACACATATTTAACATGAAACAAGAGAAAACATACTAATTTAGACAATGAATCTACACAAAGCTTTTGCAAAATCCATCTCAAAACAAACACCTTATAACATAATAAACACACTTTATACCTACGCTAAGTTACAGTAATCACAAAAAGAGCAAATATAGTTTTCCAATAATGGTTAACATAAAGCAATTAGGCCAAGACGCGACTCCTATGATGGAAAACGATGTCACCGAATTCAAGTCGAAATACATGGGATTAATAGAaatctgaatctaaagaaaacGTAATAAGCCAACTCTAATTGACATAACTCAAGTCATCCAAGTAACCATTCTTTCTTTCTAATTAGTAGCCGATTgcaaataatgaagaataaatGAAGATTAAACTTTGCATAATTGGGAGATAAGGCAACAGAACTATATAATACTAAAGAAACTAAACATTTTACACACTAACGAAACCACCAATACACAATATTAGCAAAGTAAGACAGAACTAGTATTTTCTCCGGAGGTGACCAAAAATAGGACCTTAACACTTACAAATTTAGTAAAAACTAACGAGGACAAAGAGAAAGGATAGATATGCTTATTCCATGTGAAAATCATGGCATTAACGATAACCCACATACAAGAGATATACAACATACAACATACAACATCCATATTAATTAGCTTTCCAGATTCTACCTCGTTTTGAAAAGCAAGAATAACATTAACAGTAGCGAAATTGAATAAAACCCGATGCTTAGAGATggtgaaaaatggaaaaaaaagaaaaaatggaaatgCGACGACATTTCGACAAGCAGATTTAACAAGGGAAAAATGGGACACACTTAAACcaagaagcaaaaaaaaacgAACAACACCACATACAAAGCAACAAAAAACTTGAGCCAACCTTGGAATCACATCACTCTAGAACAAAATATACAATATGAAAGCTAACCATTTTCAACCACGAATAACAGTAACGCAACAATACAGTAGCAAGACATAGCATAACTAGAAGAAGAGCGAAAGAAGATTATGGCGGAAAATGTTACCTTTTTCCGTGCAGCGGACTGAGATCTCAAGCTAAGCAAAGCTTTTACCACCAACACCACAAGCGACTATTCTAATAAACTTCGGTGAACAAGACACGAGCAAGAAGACCGAACAAAATCTGAACCCTCACTCTCTGGTTTTAGGACCTAATCTtaagtattttatatataaatgtatagCTAGCAATTTTACTGTGGCTTCGGCTCTAATTGCAGGTctctcaattttcttttattttcaactcTCTAACTctcctcctcttttttttttttttcaaacaatgaagaaggaaaaggtTCATATAGGGGAAACTAAAGTTGAAAGGGGGGAAGCGGGTGTGAAATTTTGGAATTTtccaatttaaaattcaaaaattttcttAGGAGATAAGGTTGGCCAACTATCAATTGTACCAATCTTGTACAATTTTCAATGGATAGATGATGAGAGTCGTTCGATCTTGGCAAGGACGAGTGAATCGCGGAGATCGGGACACATTGAGAGGAGAGAGACGCGCGCTACTGCTGGACTCGGGTTgcattttttttgggttttctgCTCGCTGGGCTGCTGCTCGATGCGTTGGcgtgaaagaagaagaagaagaagaacgtgTACTGGGGTCACGTACTGTTGCTGATTGTATTGATATTGCTGGTGGGTTAATTGGCAATGCTTATGGGTCTTTGTGGGCTGGGAAATAAAGGGAATATTGGGCTAAGAGTATTAGTGGGCTGGTTGGAATTAAGAATGGGAAATGGCTGCTGGAAATTTTTAAGAAACGGCCAAAAAGTGGTCTTACAAATGAGTTAAGGTAGGGCTAGAATTGtaatacaaaaaattacaatcatGGTCAATGGGAATTAAGAAGTTAGCCAAATTTAGttaatttagagaatttgactaaaatttattataagacgaattaatattgattaattaatgagcttcttaatttcaacgaaataaaataattaatttaatgatttattaataaagcaaaaatataagtattaattaaattaattaaccaaatatttaattaaaagaaaatctttttgagGCGACtttcgaataatcataaaatatactaattatatacataattatgcaaaacatatatattatctaaaaagtgATAAAACTATCCTTAAATGACTTGCAAACtatgttattattaattaa
Proteins encoded in this region:
- the LOC125862262 gene encoding cysteine-rich receptor-like protein kinase 25 translates to MSSLNIPIYLVLFLISQSISTILALDEHYCCPNTTTYNNITNTSYNSNLNLLLSNLSSASREHLFYNFSIDGTDNFETIYGLFMCRGDMLNVNCQDFVTRAGKDIISLCPGSKTVVLWRDDCMLRYSNQSIFPDPNYGSIINNPSTPFVLYNTITITNNEQRRFKQILGKIMNDVTTRVASDDRSIDRKIAIREAKFSVDTTIYALAQCIPHMSSKDCLNCLENAIKVLNKCCDVYRGARVQFPSCFMRHEVYRFYNNKAPALSHNQGHDGIPKKELLIICVVVAIVIFLFLLSIGVFHLLQRRRRMKRNNKTLKEMNVDLSGILTAESLQYDFSTIEFATNYFSKENKIGVGGFGDVYKGELDNGQEIAVKRLSRRSSQGVEEFKNEVVLVAKLQHRNLVRLLGFCLEGEEKILIYEFVSNKSLDYFLFDTKKQATLDWSIRDKIIRGIVRGLIYLHEDSRPRIIHRDLKASNILLDKDMNPKISDFGMARIFGVDQIEGSTNIIVGT